A genomic window from Periweissella cryptocerci includes:
- the rpsN gene encoding 30S ribosomal protein S14 produces MAKKSKIAKAKKIEATVAKYAAKRAELKAAGDYVGLSKLPRNASPVRVHNRDWLDGRPHAYMRKFGMSRLNFRQLAHKGQIPGVQKASW; encoded by the coding sequence ATGGCTAAGAAATCAAAGATTGCTAAAGCAAAGAAGATTGAAGCAACTGTTGCAAAGTATGCTGCTAAGCGCGCTGAATTGAAGGCTGCTGGCGACTACGTTGGCTTGTCAAAGCTTCCACGTAACGCTTCACCAGTACGTGTGCACAACCGTGACTGGCTCGACGGCCGTCCTCACGCCTACATGCGTAAGTTCGGTATGAGCCGTTTGAACTTCCGCCAATTGGCTCACAAGGGTCAAATTCCTGGTGTTCAAAAAGCTTCTTGGTAA
- the rpmG gene encoding 50S ribosomal protein L33, which produces MRVNIVLEAAETGERLYLTSKNRRNNPDRLELKKYSPKLRKVTIFKEVK; this is translated from the coding sequence ATGCGCGTAAATATCGTTTTAGAAGCAGCCGAAACCGGCGAACGTCTCTACCTCACTTCAAAGAACCGTCGTAACAATCCCGACCGTTTGGAATTAAAGAAGTATTCACCAAAGTTGCGTAAGGTTACTATTTTCAAGGAGGTTAAGTAA
- a CDS encoding ABC transporter permease, translating into MVKRFGNKMVSLLFATIVLVVLWTVAAQIFNKVMLPTPLAVVQAFPTLFGEDQVLKHVGVSLLRVISGLVISLILGFGLGVWMGRNKWANRLFDPIIYLTYPIPKLALLPILMVLFGLGESSKILLIILIIFPQVVLAVRDAVKNIPDNLYNIYGVLRANQWQQFKHITLPASAYALLSASRVSLGIAISVLFFAETYGTQWGMGYFIMDAWQRMDYPTMYGAVVVLSLLGLTLFLLIDAVGYLALKWERK; encoded by the coding sequence ATGGTTAAACGCTTCGGTAATAAAATGGTGAGTCTATTATTTGCTACAATTGTACTTGTCGTTTTGTGGACAGTTGCCGCGCAAATATTTAACAAAGTGATGCTGCCAACACCGTTAGCCGTGGTGCAGGCATTTCCGACGCTGTTTGGGGAAGACCAAGTATTAAAGCATGTTGGCGTTAGTCTGTTACGAGTTATTAGCGGGCTAGTTATTTCGCTAATACTAGGGTTTGGACTTGGTGTTTGGATGGGGCGGAATAAATGGGCGAATCGTTTATTTGATCCAATTATCTACCTAACATACCCGATTCCTAAATTAGCGCTCTTACCGATTTTGATGGTATTATTTGGATTAGGGGAAAGCTCTAAAATATTATTAATAATTTTAATTATTTTTCCGCAAGTCGTCTTAGCGGTCCGTGACGCCGTCAAAAACATTCCCGATAATCTATATAATATTTACGGCGTCTTGCGCGCTAATCAATGGCAACAATTTAAACACATTACGCTGCCAGCGAGTGCCTATGCTTTATTATCGGCAAGCCGGGTGTCACTCGGGATTGCAATCAGCGTGCTGTTTTTCGCGGAAACGTACGGAACACAGTGGGGGATGGGCTACTTTATCATGGATGCTTGGCAACGAATGGACTACCCAACGATGTATGGGGCGGTCGTTGTCTTAAGCTTATTAGGTTTAACGTTGTTTTTATTGATTGATGCGGTGGGTTATCTTGCACTAAAATGGGAACGAAAATAA
- a CDS encoding ABC transporter ATP-binding protein, with protein sequence MSTLNNANLQLNNITVNSDKKKILADFSVTFPVGQITTIIGASGVGKTTLLNVVAGLRDFASGTMTLNGQPFIPKEHVMALVPQDYGLLPWETATQAVINALKITKQPINQTVITQLFEKLSIMDLKTKYPHEMSGGQQQRVSLARGFAVAADVLLMDEPFSALDTNTREQIQTLFMDTWQMKPGTTLFITHDIQEAILLGQQILVLTPTGAEMITHPEQEADLVARLKAVIGNG encoded by the coding sequence ATGTCTACTTTAAATAATGCAAACTTACAATTAAATAATATTACCGTAAATTCCGACAAGAAAAAAATCTTGGCGGATTTTTCGGTTACATTTCCAGTGGGACAAATCACAACGATTATCGGTGCATCCGGCGTGGGTAAAACAACACTTTTGAATGTCGTGGCCGGGCTACGTGATTTCGCAAGTGGCACGATGACTTTAAATGGTCAGCCATTTATCCCAAAAGAACACGTCATGGCACTCGTACCACAAGATTACGGCTTGTTGCCCTGGGAAACAGCTACGCAAGCAGTTATAAATGCTTTAAAAATCACCAAACAGCCAATCAATCAAACAGTAATTACGCAGCTGTTTGAAAAATTGTCGATTATGGACTTAAAAACGAAGTATCCCCATGAAATGAGTGGCGGACAACAACAGCGGGTAAGTTTGGCCCGTGGGTTTGCGGTGGCTGCTGATGTCCTATTGATGGATGAACCATTTTCAGCATTGGATACAAATACACGCGAACAAATTCAAACATTGTTCATGGATACGTGGCAAATGAAGCCCGGCACGACGTTGTTCATTACACATGATATTCAGGAAGCAATCTTGCTCGGACAGCAAATTCTCGTGCTGACACCAACTGGAGCCGAAATGATTACACATCCTGAGCAAGAAGCAGATTTAGTGGCACGGTTGAAGGCGGTGATTGGCAATGGTTAA